The genomic DNA TGGGGCGTTGCTCCCATCGCCGCAACCAGAAGTCACGATTCCGTCCAGGGCCGAACTCGAGTCGTCTGAAGGCCACCTTGCCCGTCCCAAAAGGGACGAGTTTGCCGGGCTGTACTAGGTGGCAGACTAGGCGGCAGTTGATCATTTAGACTATGCATATGCTACTTGTTTACATTAAATATACTCAACAGCGCGAAACAACCATACAACAAGCCGATGGGGTACGCGACGAGTAGTCTCTGGCGGTCCATTCGCAGCAcggcgacgaagatggCGCTGGCCGAGTGGGTGCACCAGGCGATGctgatggtggagaggaggtaGCCCAGCGGACGGTCGATGCCGACACCCATCCCGATGCCGCCGAGGCCGACCATGGGCAGGAGGCAGTAGCCGAGGACGGAGGCGGTGCGGTAGGCGTCGATGCCTGTCTCGGACATGAGGTTGAGCAAGAGGTAGATGGCGGTGGTGCCGAGGAGGCCGACGCCGTAGATGTACGAGAACTGGGGTTTCCCGGACTGCACGGGTTAGGCCGTCGTTGACGCGCGTGGTACTCAcgagcaaaaggaagaatgcgAATGCAAAGCAGAATACAAACGGGCCGGCGAGGTCTGCGTCGTCCATGATATGCGAGTCGACTCTGGAGGCAGGGTTGAGGACAGCGAGGGATTTCTGGAGGATATGGGACGGGTTGATGCCGAGTTCTGGGGTGTACAGTCAGAGTTATTGAGCAAGAGAATCAGTCAGACGCACCCTCCATCAGACTCGGCTCGCCGTCAAAGCCGCCTGTGCCGAATGCCTCCCACCAGCGTCCGGCCGAGAGCATGCCGGGGCCAGAGAGCATGCTGCCGGACGCCATGTTCATGCTGCCCATGTTGCCGGCGCCGGCGTAGGGAGCGGCGTGGCGTGCGTCGTACGGCTGGCCGGCGTAGAACTGGAGGTGGTCGCTGTCTGCGTACGGCTGTGCGAATATGCCGGACATGGTGTATGCatggggggggggggggatATGTGAGGGGGGACAGGGAtatggggatggaagggggGNNNNNNNNNNNNNNNNNNNNNNNNNNNNNNNNNNNNNNNNNNNNNNNNNNNNNNNNNNNNNNNNNNNNNNNNNNNNNNNNNNNNNNNNNNNNNNNNCCCCCCCCCGCCAGCATGCCCGCCCGCATCCTCTCCCGCGCCATCGCCCGCCCCCCCGTGCCCCGCGTTCTCAAGCCGGTCAgtcccccccccccaaaTACCTCCACTCTTATTGGTCGCTGACGCCCGAAAAAACAGTCGCTCGCGAGGAACCTCGCCGCCGTGCACCCCGTCACCGTCGCCGCCGACCCCGTCACCAGGACGTCCACCCTCTCCAACGGCCTCAGCGTCTCCACAGAGACCATCCCCGGCGCATCCACCGCCACCGTCGGCCTCTGGATCGACGCCGGCTCCCGCGCGGATGCGCCCAACGCCAGTGGCACAGCCCACTTTCTCGAGGTGAGTGCGCAGGACAGTCGCGAGTGCCGTGCTCACCCGGGGACAGCACCTCGCCTTCAAGGGCACCAGGTCGCGCTCCCAGACCCAGCTCGAGCTCGAGGTCGAGAACCTCGGCGCCCACCTCAACGCCTACACCTCGCGCGAGCAGACCGTCTACTACGCCAAGGCGTTCGACAAGGACGTCCCCCAGGCGGTCGACATCCTGTCCGACATTCTCCAACACTCCAAGCTCGAAGAGTCGGCGATTGAGCGGGAGCGCGACGTGATTCTGAGGGAGCAGGAAGAGGTCGAGAAGCAGTATGAAGAGGTCGTCTTTGACCACCTGCACTCTGTCGCCTTCCAGGGTGTGTCCTCCTGCCCCCAACGCCGCGTTGCTTAGCTGACCCCTGCCAGGCTCCGCGCTCGGAAACACCATCCTCGGCCCCAAGGAACACATCAACTCGATTTCCAAGTCTGACCTCCAGTCCTACATTTCCAAAAACTACACCGCCGACCGGATGGCCCTCATCGGCGCCGGCTCCATCGAGCACGACGCCCTCGTCAAGCTCGCCGAAAAGCACTTTGCCGCCCTCCCCGTGTCCGCCAACCCCATCCCCCTCGGCGGCCAGTCCCACACCCCCGCCGAGTTTATCGGCTCCGAAGTCCGCATCCGCGACGACTCGATGGACACCATCAACctcgccatcgccgtcgAGGGTGTCGGATGGAAGTCGCCCGACTACTGGCCCATGCTCGTCATGCAGAGCATCTTTGGTAACTGGGACAGGTCGCTGGGCGCGAGCTCCCTCTTGAGCAGCAGGTTGTCCCACATCATCTCCAGCAACAACCTTGCCAACTCGTACATGTCCTTCTCCACTTCCTACTCTGACACCGGTCTCTGGGGTATCTACCTTGTTTCTGAAAAGTCTGTCCCCCGTCCCATTTCCCGCTTTCCCTGCTGACTGTCTTGCTAGCCTCATGAACGTTGACGACCTGACCCACTTTACGCTCAAAGAATGGACCCGGATGTCTATAAGTCCCACCATCGCCGAGGTCGAGCGCGCAAAGTCCCAGCTCAAGGCTTCCCTCCTGCTCGGTCTTGACGGTACCACCGCCATCGCCGAGGACGTACGTGTCTTGCCCCTGTTTTTAACCCCGCTGACGCCGATTATGCACAACAGATTGGCCGACAAATGATCACCACCGGCAAGCGATACACCCCCCGAGAAATCGAGCGATACGTCGATGCCGTCACCCCCGCCGAGATTCAGCGTGTGGCCCAAAAGTACCTCTGGGACAAGGACATTGCCGTCGCGGCTCTCGGTCGAACTGACGGTCTTTTCGACTATACTCGTCTCCGTGCCGGTGAGTTCTGTTGCGTCTCGTCGGGAAAAGGCCAATGCTGATTGTCCGTAGACATGTCCTCCATGATCCTCTAAGCGTGATTTGGGACGTTGGGATTTTTAAAGAGAGTAGAGCCAACAAAACACCATGCATCTATCACAGCTATATTTGTCTCTGTTTGTACCGCTGTTTGTGTAAATGGTTTATTTTGCATCTGGAATAATCTGTGTTTTGTATTTGTAGTCGACGCCAGAGTGAACGCGCCGCGTTTTTTTGTTGATCTTGTTCCTTTCAAGCTTTGAGTTTATCTTTTTTGTCTCCATTCGTCATTCTTGGattcttcattctccatTTATACCCTATATTCCCCACACGAACAGCCGAGTCGGCACAAAAGTCCAAGTCCACGTCGAGTgtatccatccatccatgtTCACCCCTCTCTCAAAAGGCTCAGAGCATGTCCAAGATACATTATGGGGTacgccttttctttttcacttTTTTCATGCAAAAATGCAAAATGGCAAAATGGCAAAATGACTGAAATCAATGGGAAATTGATGGGACATGATTTTAGACAACTCGTCCCCGCGTAAAACACGTATCCGCCCGTTGGTATCCAGCGTCCTCAAGTCCAACGCTGGCTCCGGCTCCGGCTCTAATACCGTCTCTCATACAGACCACGGTCCCTCTGTACGTCCTGGGCCGAGTCTCACCGGCACCGATAACCGCACCGACAACCGCAACCGCACCGGCAACCGCAAGCGCACCGGCGATGGGGAGGGGAACCATCATGGTAAAACGCAAGGGACGAGTTTACCCGCCCGCAGCAGCTGGTTGGCGCCTGTCCCTCGGTCTGCGGGTAGGTCTCGTCAATGTAAAGCTGTAGCCGCAGGCGTCGAcgatggcgatggcgatggcaatggcgatggcgatgggTTGGTGGTAATCGCTGGTGGAAAGGGGATGGAgggagagggcgagggagagggagaaaacGGTTCGCGCAATGGGATAAGGAGGGGGACGACACTTTCGCCGGGGAGGAGACGGAGACGGTCATTCTCTAATCGTGGGGCCTCGCGGACCGGGGCGGGCacagagatggaggatgaaaaggaaacTCTGCTCTCGCTATTTTTCCAACCTCGACGAGAAAGAGTAGAAGGCTGGATGGATTCGTTTTGGAAGCGACATGCCGTGCTCGTCATCGTCCCTTGTCTCATCGTACGTCCCCTCTTTTCCGCCCACCCTCTACAAAAAAAAGCGAGAGATATGGACTAATTGCGTCGACAGGTTTGGATATGGCTCGCCGTCCCGTTCCCGGTTTCAGACCCGTACAAAGATGATCCCTTTCCCGAGATACCTTCATGGCCGAAACGACCCAAAAATGAggacggagatggaggaaacTCGTCGACGATGAATCCTGGTGAACGaggagagggggaagaaggcgatggGACGAGTTTACCGCTGGATGTGAATTTttatttcttcttgttctggTGAGTAACAAGTCTTTTGTTGGCGATAGACTATTGGAGCTGATACAAGGGGCGTATAGGTATTTTGGGTAAGTCGGGAGTGGTaaatgaaagaaaagacaaGAGACTGAGTGAAATGGTATTTCAAGAATGTATATCGCCGTAGCgttattcttcatcaccaacctcttctctctctacCGCCTCAGTACGttcccccccccccccccagGACAAGATGTATGAGCTAATcacgaaaaaaaaaaaaaaacgcaGATTGGTGGCCATCTCGTCTCGGCGGTAAACTAAGCTACACCCTCTCATGGTCGCTCACACTCCTCATCGGCTTACTCACCCATCATCTCGACCTGTTTTACCTCCGTAAAaggtggaaggggagagatccgggagatgatgatgtagaGTGGGAGCGGAAGAGTAAGTTAATCTTGTCCCTCGCTTCAGCGCGCGGGTCCAGCTGAGTATCATCGAGCTGATCAAgacttttctcttcttcttttttttttttgccaaaaaaaattgCCCGACAAAGCGTTTTGGGTGGTACTGAGTTTTGTAGCGATGCTCATGCCCGCCGTCGCATGTTTCTCGAAACTGAAAAGAGATAAGAGACATACTTATCGACATCCCCTACCTGCAGTCTACCAAACGTACGTACCCAAATATCATCCCATTTTTTCGCTCGGATTGAAGAACAGCGGTTTGACTCTTCTTACACACGCATCGATAGGTTTTTCGGCCAAGCGTTCTCCAGGAGGTTTCCAGCTTCTTGGGTTCGGTTTTTATGGTTTATGACATCGTTGGCGATCGCCTCTTTCTCACTGATTGTGGGGCAAGGTAAGGCAAATCTCTTTTCCCAAATGGCCAGATGAATAAACTTTTACCTTGGGCGAAGCATATGCGAGTCTGTTCTTGACGACCTTGCCTCATACCTCGCTTGATGCTGGTACATGGGTATGGTCTTGGGTTATCAGTACGTCTCTCTCAACAGCTGGTCTCATTTTGTGATTCCCTGGTGGCTAAAGCAATGATTGTtggctttttttttcttaaACTTTTTTAGCCGTCCAATTGTTGGCACAGGCAtcattcttcattcttgGAGCCAAAGTACGAAGTCGTGCTTTGCTTTTCATATAcagactcttcttccaattgGTTTACCACGTCTTTTACCGTAACCTCGTACGTCCACCACACACACACACTCTCTCGCTCTAAACCACTTGAACCAACTAACACAAACGCCTTTGTTCTACCTGTCCAGTTCGCCCGTCTGCGTTCGCCCACCCAATTCGCCACAGTCCAacttctctcctccatctccaccatcctcatcttccctaTCCAAATGTCCCGCCCTTGGCATCGCCTACTGCAGATTATAATTGGCTACCCTAATCCGTGGGAGGAGCATGTAGAAAATGTGGCGATGGGGTTTTATTGTAGAGGTCTGGCGCAGAATGTGACGATGGTTGGGTTCTTGGGTAAgttttttatttttatttttcatGGCTGTACCCTTTGAGAGAGACTGATGAGTGGATATAGGATGGTTATCGATACTCCACTTTGGCCCCAACTCCCGTGAGATTCAAGTTTCTTCACGTTTAGACGATCAACGGAAACTGAGAATATCCTGATAATAAGAGCTGTACCCCTTTTTCCGATTCCACCCTACCCCCGAAGATCCATATACCTTTCCAATGACCTTTATCGCTTCATGCGTCATCTGGGTATGTCCATTCTTTTTGGAATTTCAACAACTGCTCAAAGGGGATCGAAAAGCTGACAGACAGGGATTTTTATCCCCTTTGCTAGAGCTCCGAATTAGTCAGCTCGTTTATCGCAAGACAGATCATGAGTTATGCGTTCGGAGTCAATGTCTCGCAGATTGGAATTGATGAAATGAAAGACTATCCGGAATTAGGTGAGTGATGGACTCCAACGCCCTGTTGACTTTGCGACTGACCACTGTGCGACGATAGTACCAGCATGTGGTAAGCTACTCGACTCTTCATTCGGGTGTTGTCAACATTAACAATCTTTCAGGCTGGGCTTCTGTTCATGTCTCAATGAATATCCTTTTATTCctcatcaagctcaactTTAGATAGATATGTAGAGTGATATATTTTGTAGTTTTTCACTTGTATACTGCATAAACTAATGATCAATGACTTAATGATGCAAACCATCATTTGTGTTTATATACATGGCGTATCTGCAATGACCTTGAGCACCTATCAAAATATTTCGATCCGTGATTTCCAAACACACTAACAATCTATGCACATATATTATTGTTACTCCCCGACTAGACATAGACGCGCCATATGGTCGTGGCTTTAATTACGAATGACGACGGTCCGCTGTCCAAAAACAATATAAAACAAGAATAGAATAGGATACAGAAAATTAGTTAAGCGGTATACCCAAGTGAAATCAAGTTACAGAACAACAGGTGGCCACCAAAAGCAAAGCAGAGCATAGAATAATTTACACCCGAAGCCCTGAAGGTTGACTAGCCACATATCGTGGAATTGGCTTGCGCTTAGCAGGTGACTTATTAGTCCCTCTGTCTTTCAATGGTCTCCTATAAGTGAAGTCAGCAATGATCACACAGAGTTTTATTGGAGCGAAGACTCACGGTTTATTGATAGCTCTTTCAGGCCCACTGATACATGATGACGAAATTTCATCCATGTACAcgttctccttgtccttgcgTCGTGCAGTCGCTTTAGCAGGAAGTATAAGAGGCTTCAACTGCGGAGGCTTGAGAGCTGAGACATTGGACCCAGGCTCGGGTTTCCCGGGCTTGTTCACATTCACAACCATCTCACGCCTGTCCGagtctcttttccttccccaacCGAGGGCTTGTCTCTTGGCTTTAGAGTCCACCCGCTTCCTCTCTGACTGCTGTTCCGCCTTCCTCACGTTCTTTGCCTTGGTCTTGTCCTCAAGATGCTTGCGAACCCCAAAGGTGTCGAGCACAGGGAGCTGGAAAGGACTGATGGGCTTGAACGGAGCAATTTTAGGcggtggagaggagggtgtTTCCCTAGCGAAAGGAGCAAAAACGGTGGCAAAAGGAGAAATAACAGGAATAGGAGCAGATGCAGGAGCCTCG from Cryptococcus neoformans var. neoformans JEC21 chromosome 7 sequence includes the following:
- a CDS encoding vesicle-mediated transport-related protein, putative; this encodes MSGIFAQPYADSDHLQFYAGQPYDARHAAPYAGAGNMGSMNMASGSMLSGPGMLSAGRWWEAFGTGGFDGEPSLMEELGINPSHILQKSLAVLNPASRVDSHIMDDADLAGPFVFCFAFAFFLLLSGKPQFSYIYGVGLLGTTAIYLLLNLMSETGIDAYRTASVLGYCLLPMVGLGGIGMGVGIDRPLGYLLSTISIAWCTHSASAIFVAVLRMDRQRLLVAYPIGLLYGCFALLSIFNVNK
- a CDS encoding mitochondrial processing peptidase beta subunit, mitochondrial precursor (beta-mpp), putative, yielding MPARILSRAIARPPVPRVLKPSLARNLAAVHPVTVAADPVTRTSTLSNGLSVSTETIPGASTATVGLWIDAGSRADAPNASGTAHFLEHLAFKGTRSRSQTQLELEVENLGAHLNAYTSREQTVYYAKAFDKDVPQAVDILSDILQHSKLEESAIERERDVILREQEEVEKQYEEVVFDHLHSVAFQGSALGNTILGPKEHINSISKSDLQSYISKNYTADRMALIGAGSIEHDALVKLAEKHFAALPVSANPIPLGGQSHTPAEFIGSEVRIRDDSMDTINLAIAVEGVGWKSPDYWPMLVMQSIFGNWDRSLGASSLLSSRLSHIISSNNLANSYMSFSTSYSDTGLWGIYLVSENLMNVDDLTHFTLKEWTRMSISPTIAEVERAKSQLKASLLLGLDGTTAIAEDIGRQMITTGKRYTPREIERYVDAVTPAEIQRVAQKYLWDKDIAVAALGRTDGLFDYTRLRADMSSMIL